Proteins encoded by one window of Lathyrus oleraceus cultivar Zhongwan6 chromosome 1, CAAS_Psat_ZW6_1.0, whole genome shotgun sequence:
- the LOC127074287 gene encoding uncharacterized protein LOC127074287 has protein sequence MINILQELFPSQKPKPISYSSLETCSSPSQTQPPNIPKNPNNSDDACSSFDILNYESWVCPQVLKHHSIFTSDEDILRLQQKIQLTDELACLPCSEEERVCWQHTDKNEPHFIYMYEFLFEKLLISLPFSKFQCDVLATLNVAPSQLHPNTWGFIRAFEILCSCVGVEPSPNKFLYFFQVKVSGKVGWISASGRSGRRLLNGFYSSYKNWKNRFFKVGSVSASFLLKEWGNSPFPLQWTTDPIPFNTFEIDRLDEVEREEIQPLIDLPVFHCAKLIALNENCGALMAHFSEMTTFMFKKKDLEKFINLKPSPDPITHTSAPNRTVTSPSGSQLKEKKRKRLSEVPAEPVPHKQTRVINSPVLLASAGNVPSVGPAPTLPVQNLEAMWDDAHGSSSEIDRPCISKLRKEDMVEAAKVYQLRALTLMKEMEQVMISESLEKLTKENEEDKRIKEIEELKRKLEVAHKAQDKLKKELVDLDTKQEKWQKEKIDLESALKKERDLLKSTRVNLRDEKNKVQQAMSQAAHQYLEGFNCAKSQAAFLCSDEEGRLDGMRLWGQVRDGEIVVDDEGDE, from the exons ATGATAAATATTCTGCAAGAGCTTTTTCCCTCTCAAAAACCAAAACCCATTTCGTATTCGTCTCTTGAAACATGTTCATCCCCTTCACAAACACAACCTCCTAATATCCCAAAAAACCCTAATAACAGTGACGATGCATGTTCATCTTTTGACATTCTGAACTATGAATCATGGGTGTGTCCCCAAGTTCTGAAGCACCACTCAATCTTTAcctcagatgaagacatcctcCGTTTGCAACAAAAGATTCAGCTGACGGATGAACTTGCATGTCTTCCGTGTTCCGAAGAAGAACGTGTGTGTTGGCAACACACGGATAAAAATGAACCACATTTCATTTATATGTATGAGTTCCTGTTTGAGAAACTGTTAATTTCACTTCCTTTTTCGAAATTTCAATGTGACGTTTTGGCTACCCTAAATGTTGCTCCTTCGCAGCTTCATCCTAATACATGGGGTTTCATAAGAGCTTTCGAGATTCTATGTTCTTGTGTTGGTGTTGAGCCCAGTCCCAATAAGTTTCTGTATTTCTTCCAAGTCAAGGTTTCGGGAAAAGTGGGATGGATATCTGCAAGTGGCCGGTCAGGGAGACGGTTGTTGAATGGTTTTTATTCTTCCTATAAGAACTGGAAGAACAGGTTCTTTAAAGTTGGTTCGGTTTCGGCTTCGTTTTTGTTGAAGGAATGGGGAAATTCTCCATTTCCCCTTCAATGGACAACTGATCCTATTCCCTTCAATACCTTTGAGATTGACCGATTGGACGAGGTTGAGCGGGAAGAAATTCAACCGCTGATCGATTTACCTGTGTTTCATTGTGCTAAATTGATAGCACTAAATGAAAATTGTGGTGCTTTGATGGCTCACTTTT CAGAGATGACGACATTCATGTTCAAGAAAAAGGACTTGGAGAAATTCATTAACTTAAAACCTTCTCCAGATCCGATTACTCATACATCAGCTCCCAACCGTACCGTGACCTCACCTTCGGGTAGCCAGCTTAAGGAAAAGAAGCGAAAAAGACTATCTGAGGTCCCAGCTGAGCCCGTTCCTCATAAGCAAACCCGTGTCATCAACTCGCCTGTCCTCCTTGCTAGTGCAGGGAATGTGCCTTCGGTTGGTCCGGCACCGACCCTTCCAGTTCAGAACCTTGAGGCCATGTGGGATGATGCACATGGGTCTTCATCAGAGATTGACAGACCATGTATTTCTAAACTGAGGAAGGAGGATATGGTTGAAGCGGCTAAGGTATACCAGCTACGCGCTTTAACTCTTATGAAAGAGATGGAACAAGTTATGATCTCAGAGAGCTTGGAGAAGCTGACTAAAGAGAATGAAGAGGATAAGAGGATTAAAGAGATTGAAGAGTTGAAACGAAAACTGGAGGTTGCTCACAAAGCTCAAGACAAACTGAAAAAAGAATTGGTTGACTTGGACACAAAACAAGAGAAATGGCAGAAGGAGAAAATTGACTTAGAATCTGCTTTGAAGAAAGAGCGCGATCTCCTGAAATCCACTCGGGTAAATCTGCGTGACGAGAAAAATAAGGTTCAGCAGGCCATGTCTCAGGCAGCCCATCAGTATTTGGAAGGTTTCAATTGTGCTAAGTCTCAAGCCGCCTTCTTGTGCTCGGATGAAGAAGGAAGATTAGATGGCATGCGCCTTTGGGGTCAGGTAAGGGATGGCGAAATCGTAGTTGATGATGAGGGAGATGAGTGA